In a single window of the Streptomyces sp. NBC_00094 genome:
- a CDS encoding DEAD/DEAH box helicase, whose product MTRSERPFKRGPRTAQAKSTSQPKASRGGRRPTAPPPPSEFTPPETVTPALPAVASFADLDMPEGLLRTLGEQGVTEPFPIQAATLPNSLAGRDVLGRGRTGSGKTLAFGLALLARTAGRRAEPTAPLALVLVPTRELAQQVTDALTPYAGALRLRITTVVGGMSISRQSSALRRGAEVLIATPGRLMDLIERGDCRLDQVAVTVLDEADQMADMGFLPQVTKLLKQVEPDGQRLLFSATLDRNIDKLVKMFLDDPVVHSVDPSAGAVTTMEHHVLYVMDETDKKAVTLRIAARDGRTILFLDTKRSVDRLVKRLLANGVRASGLHGGRSQPQRNRTLDQFKSGQVTTLVATNVAARGIHVDDLDMVVNVDPPMDHKDYLHRGGRTARAGESGSVFTLVLPEQKRDMGRLMSNAGISPRTAQVKSSDQQLTDLTGAKEPSGVPIVIETPQPTPARRATGTGAGGSGAGGGRGRRRRPAPAAGTGTATGSGRASGSGSATGGRSSGSGSASAGGSGRSAAGTGRSAAGAARGSGAGRGSGTGAGRGATAGAARGGRQAPSTSRSRSASASRSSRPRPTDT is encoded by the coding sequence ATGACCCGCTCCGAACGCCCCTTTAAGCGCGGCCCCCGCACCGCCCAGGCGAAGTCCACGTCACAGCCGAAGGCCTCCCGCGGTGGCCGTCGTCCCACCGCGCCCCCGCCGCCGAGCGAGTTCACGCCGCCGGAGACGGTGACGCCCGCGCTCCCCGCGGTGGCCTCCTTCGCCGACCTGGACATGCCCGAGGGCCTCCTGCGGACGCTGGGCGAGCAGGGTGTGACGGAGCCGTTCCCGATCCAGGCCGCGACCCTCCCGAACTCGCTCGCCGGGCGCGACGTCCTCGGCCGGGGCCGTACCGGCTCCGGCAAGACCCTCGCCTTCGGCCTCGCGCTCCTCGCCCGCACCGCCGGCCGCCGCGCCGAGCCGACCGCGCCCCTCGCGCTGGTCCTGGTGCCCACCCGCGAGCTCGCGCAGCAGGTCACCGACGCCCTCACCCCGTACGCCGGCGCCCTGCGCCTGCGGATCACGACCGTCGTCGGCGGCATGTCGATCTCCCGGCAGTCCTCCGCCCTGCGGCGCGGCGCCGAGGTCCTCATCGCCACGCCCGGCCGCCTCATGGACCTCATCGAGCGCGGCGACTGCCGTCTCGACCAGGTCGCCGTCACCGTCCTCGACGAGGCCGACCAGATGGCCGACATGGGCTTCCTCCCGCAGGTCACCAAGCTGCTCAAGCAGGTCGAGCCGGACGGCCAGCGGCTGCTCTTCTCGGCCACGCTCGACCGGAACATCGACAAGCTCGTCAAGATGTTCCTGGACGACCCGGTCGTGCACTCGGTCGACCCGTCGGCCGGCGCGGTGACCACCATGGAGCACCACGTCCTGTACGTCATGGACGAGACCGACAAGAAGGCCGTCACGCTGCGCATCGCGGCCCGCGACGGCCGGACGATCCTCTTCCTCGACACCAAGCGGTCCGTGGACCGGCTGGTCAAGCGGCTCCTCGCCAACGGCGTACGGGCCTCCGGCCTGCACGGCGGACGCTCGCAGCCGCAGCGGAACCGGACCCTGGACCAGTTCAAGAGCGGGCAGGTCACCACGCTCGTCGCGACGAACGTGGCGGCCCGCGGCATCCACGTCGACGACCTCGACATGGTCGTCAACGTCGACCCGCCGATGGACCACAAGGACTACCTGCACCGCGGCGGCCGGACCGCCCGCGCCGGCGAGTCCGGCAGCGTCTTCACCCTGGTCCTGCCCGAGCAGAAGCGCGACATGGGCCGGCTGATGTCGAACGCCGGGATCAGCCCGCGCACGGCGCAGGTCAAGTCCAGCGACCAGCAGCTGACCGACCTGACCGGCGCCAAGGAGCCCTCCGGCGTCCCGATCGTCATCGAGACCCCGCAGCCGACCCCGGCGCGCAGGGCGACGGGCACCGGAGCCGGCGGCAGTGGCGCCGGCGGCGGCCGAGGCCGTCGCCGCCGTCCGGCACCCGCCGCCGGCACCGGTACGGCGACGGGTTCGGGGCGCGCCTCCGGCTCCGGCTCGGCCACGGGCGGCCGGAGCTCCGGTTCCGGTTCCGCTTCCGCGGGCGGCTCCGGCCGTTCCGCGGCCGGTACGGGCCGTTCCGCGGCCGGTGCGGCACGCGGCTCCGGCGCGGGCCGGGGCTCCGGCACGGGCGCCGGACGCGGTGCCACCGCGGGCGCCGCCCGCGGTGGACGTCAGGCGCCGAGCACGAGCCGGTCCCGCAGCGCCAGCGCGTCGCGGAGCTCCAGGCCGAGGCCGACGGACACGTAA
- a CDS encoding CoA-transferase subunit beta, translating to MTTGPAPTRAEYCALACAEAWRGAGEVLASPMGLIPSVGARLAKRTFSPDLLLTDGEALLVGLDGRPEGWLPYRRHLAMVTGGRRHVMMGASQIDRYGNQNISCVGDWERPTRQLLGVRGAPVNTLNNPVSYWIPRHSKRVFVEQVDMVCGVGYDRAGDAPFHRLARVVSDLGVFDFATPDHRMRLVSTHPGVTVDEVRAATGFELAIDADVPATREPSPEELRLIREVLDPKGLRDREVAPR from the coding sequence GTGACGACCGGTCCCGCCCCGACCCGCGCCGAGTACTGCGCCCTCGCCTGCGCCGAGGCCTGGCGCGGGGCGGGCGAGGTGCTCGCCAGCCCCATGGGTCTGATCCCCTCCGTCGGCGCCCGCCTCGCCAAGCGCACCTTCTCCCCCGACCTGCTCCTCACCGACGGCGAGGCGCTGCTCGTCGGCCTCGACGGGCGGCCCGAGGGCTGGCTGCCGTACCGCCGCCATCTCGCGATGGTCACCGGCGGGCGGCGCCACGTGATGATGGGCGCGAGCCAGATCGACCGGTACGGCAACCAGAACATCTCCTGCGTCGGCGACTGGGAGCGGCCGACCCGCCAGCTCCTCGGGGTGCGCGGAGCCCCCGTCAACACCCTGAACAACCCGGTGAGTTACTGGATCCCCCGGCACTCGAAGCGGGTCTTCGTCGAGCAGGTCGACATGGTCTGCGGGGTCGGTTACGACCGGGCGGGCGACGCCCCCTTCCACCGGCTCGCGCGGGTCGTCAGCGACCTCGGGGTCTTCGACTTCGCGACCCCGGACCACCGGATGCGGCTCGTGTCCACGCACCCGGGGGTGACGGTCGACGAGGTGCGGGCCGCGACCGGCTTCGAGCTCGCGATCGACGCCGACGTGCCCGCCACCCGCGAGCCGAGCCCCGAGGAGCTGCGCCTCATCCGCGAGGTCCTCGACCCCAAGGGGCTGCGGGACCGCGAGGTCGCGCCCCGATGA
- a CDS encoding TetR/AcrR family transcriptional regulator, with protein sequence MPNTASKKKTQVSAAPERRRELLDTAAEVFAAQGYNATTVRKIADAAGMLAGSLYYHFDSKESMLDEILSSFLNELWEGYDAVLDAGLGPRETIEALVTESFREIDRHRAAVAIYQKESRHLTDLPRFHYLTDSQRRFEKAWLGTLERGVAAGAFRADLDVRLTYRFVRDTVWVAASWYRPGGLHSPEEIARQYLSMVLDGIAVRT encoded by the coding sequence GTGCCGAACACTGCCAGCAAGAAGAAGACCCAGGTGAGCGCCGCGCCCGAGCGACGCCGTGAGCTCCTCGACACGGCGGCCGAGGTGTTCGCCGCCCAGGGGTACAACGCCACCACCGTCCGCAAGATCGCGGACGCCGCCGGCATGCTCGCCGGCAGCCTCTACTACCACTTCGACTCCAAGGAGTCGATGCTCGACGAGATCCTCTCCAGCTTCCTGAACGAGCTGTGGGAGGGGTACGACGCCGTCCTCGACGCCGGACTCGGGCCCCGCGAGACCATCGAGGCCCTCGTCACCGAGTCCTTCCGGGAGATCGACCGGCACCGCGCCGCCGTCGCCATCTACCAGAAGGAGTCCCGGCACCTCACCGACCTGCCCCGGTTCCACTACCTCACGGACTCGCAGCGCAGGTTCGAGAAGGCCTGGCTCGGCACGCTGGAGCGCGGGGTCGCGGCCGGAGCCTTCCGCGCCGACCTCGACGTCCGGCTCACCTACCGGTTCGTCCGCGACACCGTCTGGGTCGCCGCGTCCTGGTACCGGCCCGGCGGCCTGCACAGCCCGGAGGAGATCGCCCGCCAGTACCTGTCCATGGTCCTGGACGGGATCGCCGTACGCACCTAG
- a CDS encoding acyl-CoA dehydrogenase family protein, whose translation MSSVEEFRAEIRGWLKTHLAGEFASLRGRGGPGREHEAFAERLAWERHLAAHGWTCVGWPEKYGGRGASIEEQIAFHEEYALADAPARVNHIGEQLLGPTLIDHGTEEQKARFLPPIRAVEELWCQGYSEPGAGSDLAAVRTRAGLEDGRWTVHGQKIWTSLAHESQWCFVLARTTPNSRRHAGLSYLLVPLGQPGVEIRPIVQLTGTSEFNEVFFDGAETDAANVVGAPGDGWRIAMATLGYERGVSTLGQQVGFRRELEALVDLARRNGAAADPDIRDRLTRAWTGLAAMRAGALCGTDPSAAKLYWSHWHRDLGELALEIGGPAATLAAGPPYDLDDRQRLFLFSRADTVYAGSSEIQRNIIAERVLGLPKEPRP comes from the coding sequence ATGAGCAGCGTCGAGGAGTTCCGGGCGGAGATACGGGGCTGGCTGAAGACCCACCTCGCCGGTGAGTTCGCCTCCCTCAGGGGCCGTGGCGGACCCGGCCGCGAACACGAGGCCTTCGCCGAACGCCTCGCCTGGGAACGGCATCTGGCCGCCCACGGCTGGACGTGCGTCGGCTGGCCCGAGAAGTACGGCGGGCGCGGCGCGAGCATCGAGGAGCAGATCGCCTTCCACGAGGAGTACGCCCTCGCCGACGCCCCCGCCCGCGTCAACCACATCGGCGAACAGCTCCTCGGCCCCACCCTCATCGACCACGGCACCGAGGAGCAGAAGGCCCGCTTCCTGCCCCCGATCCGCGCCGTCGAGGAACTCTGGTGCCAGGGCTACAGCGAGCCGGGCGCCGGCTCCGACCTCGCCGCCGTCCGCACCCGCGCCGGCCTGGAGGACGGCCGCTGGACCGTGCACGGGCAGAAGATCTGGACCTCCCTCGCCCACGAGTCCCAGTGGTGCTTCGTCCTCGCCCGCACCACCCCCAACTCCCGGCGCCACGCCGGACTCTCGTACCTCCTCGTCCCGCTCGGACAGCCGGGCGTCGAGATCCGGCCGATCGTCCAGCTCACCGGCACCAGCGAGTTCAACGAGGTCTTCTTCGACGGGGCGGAGACGGACGCGGCGAACGTCGTCGGCGCCCCCGGCGACGGCTGGCGGATCGCCATGGCCACCCTCGGCTACGAGCGCGGCGTCTCCACCCTCGGCCAGCAGGTCGGCTTCCGCCGCGAACTCGAAGCCCTCGTCGACCTCGCCCGCCGCAACGGTGCCGCCGCCGACCCCGACATCCGCGACCGTCTCACCCGCGCCTGGACCGGACTCGCCGCCATGCGCGCCGGCGCCCTCTGCGGCACCGACCCCTCCGCCGCCAAGCTGTACTGGTCCCACTGGCACCGCGACCTCGGCGAACTCGCCCTGGAGATCGGCGGCCCCGCCGCCACGCTCGCCGCCGGACCGCCGTACGACCTCGACGACCGGCAGCGCCTCTTCCTCTTCTCCCGCGCCGACACCGTCTACGCGGGATCCAGCGAGATCCAGCGGAACATCATCGCCGAGCGGGTGCTCGGCCTCCCGAAGGAGCCGCGACCGTGA
- a CDS encoding tyrosine-protein phosphatase: protein MPLSRRALLTTTGATALLATLPTDASAHPRRTANTIRQVPLQGAVNVRDLGGYRTYDGGLVRHGLAYRGDHLGKLTDADVATLAGLGLGTVVDLRIPLEVGYDGADRLPAGTVPVARPITDNGLFGQLLAAIGSRDPVRQEEMLGGGRAAAFMSEVYRTFVTDPANRAAFAATLRDLADPGRGPLLLHCTSGKDRTGWSGYLLLTLLGVPTAAARADYLASNTFRAAYDARVREGLRQGGLMQNPDLIVPLQEVRPAYLDSALDQVRVSYGSLFRYVSVGLGLELRDALALRDRLVLGA, encoded by the coding sequence ATGCCCCTGTCCCGACGCGCGCTGCTCACCACCACCGGCGCCACCGCCCTGCTCGCGACCCTGCCCACGGACGCGAGCGCGCATCCGCGAAGGACCGCGAACACCATCCGCCAGGTCCCGCTCCAGGGCGCGGTCAACGTCCGCGACCTCGGCGGCTACCGCACGTACGACGGGGGCCTGGTCCGGCACGGGCTCGCCTACCGGGGCGACCACCTCGGCAAGCTCACCGACGCCGACGTCGCCACGCTCGCCGGGCTCGGCCTCGGCACCGTCGTCGACCTGCGGATCCCGCTGGAGGTCGGGTACGACGGCGCCGACCGGCTGCCGGCCGGTACCGTCCCGGTCGCCCGGCCGATCACCGACAACGGCCTGTTCGGGCAGCTCCTCGCGGCGATCGGGTCCCGCGACCCGGTGCGGCAGGAGGAGATGCTCGGCGGCGGGCGGGCCGCCGCCTTCATGAGCGAGGTGTACCGGACCTTCGTCACCGACCCGGCGAACCGGGCCGCCTTCGCCGCCACCCTGCGGGACCTGGCCGACCCCGGCCGGGGGCCGCTGCTCCTGCACTGCACCTCGGGCAAGGACCGCACCGGCTGGAGCGGCTACCTCCTGCTCACCCTGCTGGGCGTGCCGACGGCGGCCGCCCGCGCCGACTACCTGGCCTCGAACACCTTCCGGGCCGCCTATGACGCCCGGGTGCGCGAGGGACTCCGGCAGGGCGGGCTCATGCAGAACCCGGACCTCATCGTGCCGCTCCAGGAGGTACGTCCCGCGTACCTCGACAGCGCCCTCGACCAGGTCCGGGTCTCTTACGGAAGCCTGTTCCGTTACGTGTCCGTCGGCCTCGGCCTGGAGCTCCGCGACGCGCTGGCGCTGCGGGACCGGCTCGTGCTCGGCGCCTGA
- a CDS encoding nitronate monooxygenase family protein: MRTALTELTGVRHPIVQTGMGWVAGPRLVSATANAGALGILASATMTVDELRAAVREVGSRTDRPFGVNLRADAGDARERVRIIVDEGVRVASFALAPSRDLIAELKDAGVVVIPSVGARRHAEKVAGWGADAVLVQGGEGGGHTGEVATSVLLPQVVDAVDIPVIAAGGFRDGRGLVAALAQGAAGIAMGTRFLLTADSTVPDAVKARYLAATVKDVTVTTAVDGLPHRMLRTELVASLEDAGRVRALAAALRRAAGFRRLSGLSWAAMVRDGLAMRHGKDLSWSQILLAANTPMLLRASMVEGRTDLGVMASGQVAGVIDDLPSCEELVSRIMTEAAHVLRTLPRPDSVSP; this comes from the coding sequence ATGAGGACCGCCCTCACCGAGCTGACCGGGGTCCGCCACCCGATCGTGCAGACCGGCATGGGCTGGGTCGCCGGACCCCGGCTCGTCTCCGCCACCGCGAACGCGGGCGCGCTCGGCATCCTCGCCTCCGCGACCATGACCGTGGACGAGCTGCGCGCCGCCGTCCGCGAGGTCGGGTCCCGTACGGACCGGCCCTTCGGGGTGAACCTGCGCGCCGACGCGGGCGACGCCCGCGAACGGGTCCGGATCATCGTCGACGAGGGCGTACGGGTCGCCTCCTTCGCCCTCGCCCCCTCCCGGGACCTGATCGCCGAGCTCAAGGACGCCGGGGTCGTCGTCATCCCGTCCGTCGGGGCCCGGCGGCACGCCGAGAAGGTCGCCGGGTGGGGTGCGGACGCGGTGCTCGTCCAGGGCGGCGAGGGCGGCGGGCACACCGGCGAGGTCGCGACGAGCGTGCTGCTGCCGCAGGTCGTGGACGCCGTCGACATCCCGGTGATCGCGGCCGGCGGCTTCCGCGACGGGCGCGGCCTGGTCGCGGCCCTCGCGCAGGGCGCGGCCGGCATCGCCATGGGCACCCGCTTCCTGCTCACCGCCGACTCGACCGTGCCGGACGCGGTGAAGGCCCGCTATCTGGCGGCCACGGTCAAGGACGTCACCGTCACGACCGCCGTCGACGGGCTGCCGCACCGGATGCTCCGCACCGAGCTCGTCGCCTCCCTGGAGGACGCGGGCCGGGTACGGGCGCTGGCGGCGGCCCTGCGCCGGGCGGCGGGCTTCCGCAGGCTCTCCGGGCTCTCCTGGGCGGCGATGGTCCGCGACGGGCTCGCGATGCGCCACGGGAAGGACCTGTCCTGGAGCCAGATCCTGCTCGCCGCGAACACCCCGATGCTCCTGAGGGCGTCCATGGTCGAGGGCCGCACCGACCTCGGCGTGATGGCCTCGGGTCAGGTCGCGGGCGTGATCGACGACCTCCCCAGCTGCGAGGAGCTCGTCTCCCGGATCATGACCGAGGCCGCGCACGTGCTCCGCACGCTTCCCCGTCCCGATTCCGTCAGCCCGTAA
- a CDS encoding acyl-CoA dehydrogenase family protein: MDLSYTRAEEAFRAEAREWLRAHVPAAPLPSLETGDGFAAHRAWEAELAADRWSVVSWPEEYGGRGVDLARWLIFEEEYWAAGAPGRVSQNGIQLLAPTLFDHGTEEQRARVLPSMASGATIWAQAWSEPEAGSDLASLTSRAVRTDGGWLLSGQKTWSSRAAFADRAFGIFRSDPEADRPHRGLTYLMFDLRSPGVTVRPIGRLDGKPAFAELFLDGVFVPDEDVIGEPGQGWRIAMSTTGNERGLMLRSPGRFLAAADRLVRLWREEGDPADTALRDRVAEAVVGARAYQLFTAGAAARLVSGAPSGAESSLNKVFWSEYDLALHETALDLLGADGESTDTAWAEGYVFALAGPLYAGTNEIQRDIIAERLLGLPKGRR, encoded by the coding sequence ATGGATCTCTCGTACACACGGGCCGAGGAGGCCTTCCGGGCAGAGGCACGGGAGTGGCTGCGCGCCCACGTCCCCGCCGCCCCGCTGCCCTCCCTCGAGACGGGCGACGGCTTCGCCGCCCACCGCGCCTGGGAGGCCGAACTGGCCGCCGACCGCTGGTCGGTGGTCTCCTGGCCCGAGGAGTACGGAGGCAGGGGCGTCGACCTCGCCCGGTGGCTGATCTTCGAGGAGGAGTACTGGGCGGCGGGCGCGCCGGGCCGGGTCTCGCAGAACGGCATCCAGCTCCTCGCCCCCACCCTCTTCGACCACGGCACCGAGGAGCAGCGGGCCCGCGTCCTGCCGTCGATGGCGAGCGGCGCGACGATCTGGGCGCAGGCCTGGTCCGAGCCCGAGGCCGGCTCCGACCTGGCCTCCCTCACCTCGCGGGCGGTACGGACGGACGGCGGCTGGCTGCTGTCCGGGCAGAAGACCTGGTCGTCCCGGGCGGCCTTCGCCGACCGGGCCTTCGGCATCTTCCGCAGCGACCCGGAGGCGGACCGGCCGCACCGGGGGCTCACCTATCTCATGTTCGACCTGCGCTCGCCCGGCGTGACCGTCCGGCCCATCGGCCGGCTCGACGGGAAGCCGGCCTTCGCGGAGCTCTTCCTCGACGGGGTCTTCGTCCCGGACGAGGACGTGATCGGGGAGCCGGGCCAGGGCTGGCGGATCGCGATGTCCACGACCGGGAACGAGCGCGGCCTCATGCTCCGCTCGCCCGGCCGTTTCCTGGCCGCCGCCGACCGGCTCGTACGGCTCTGGCGGGAGGAGGGCGACCCGGCGGACACGGCGCTGCGGGACCGGGTCGCGGAGGCGGTCGTGGGGGCGCGGGCGTACCAGCTCTTCACGGCGGGGGCGGCGGCCCGGCTCGTGTCGGGGGCGCCGTCGGGGGCCGAGTCGAGCCTCAACAAGGTCTTCTGGTCGGAGTACGACCTGGCCCTCCACGAGACGGCTCTCGACCTCCTGGGCGCGGACGGCGAGTCGACCGACACCGCCTGGGCCGAGGGGTACGTCTTCGCCCTCGCGGGCCCCCTGTACGCGGGCACCAACGAGATCCAGCGCGACATCATCGCCGAGCGGCTGCTCGGCCTCCCGAAGGGGCGCCGCTGA
- a CDS encoding SDR family oxidoreductase, whose amino-acid sequence MTQPNGPLRKPPPAYVPGHGLLAGRTAVITAAAGAGIGGATARRFLEEGARVLLSDAHARRLKETEAALAAEFGADAVAAQPCDVTDDAQVQALYDTAVRLHGRLDVLVNNAGLGGTAELADMTDEQWNRVLDVTLGGTFRCTRAALRRFRDSGTGGVVVNNASVVGWRAQAGQAHYAAAKAGVMALTRSAAIEAAAYGVRVNAVSPSLAMHPHLAKVTTTELLDELTAREAFGRYAEPWEIANVIVFLAGDYSSYMTGETVSVSSQHP is encoded by the coding sequence GTGACCCAGCCGAACGGGCCCCTCCGCAAGCCCCCACCGGCGTACGTCCCCGGGCACGGGCTGCTCGCCGGCCGGACCGCCGTGATCACCGCCGCCGCAGGCGCCGGGATCGGCGGGGCCACCGCCCGCCGCTTCCTGGAGGAGGGCGCCCGCGTCCTCCTCAGCGACGCCCACGCCCGCCGCCTCAAGGAGACCGAGGCCGCCCTCGCCGCCGAGTTCGGCGCCGACGCCGTCGCCGCCCAGCCCTGCGACGTCACCGACGACGCCCAGGTCCAGGCCCTGTACGACACCGCCGTACGGCTCCACGGCCGCCTCGACGTCCTCGTCAACAACGCCGGCCTCGGCGGCACCGCCGAACTCGCCGACATGACCGACGAGCAGTGGAACCGCGTCCTCGACGTCACCCTCGGCGGCACCTTCCGCTGCACCCGCGCCGCCCTGCGCCGCTTCCGGGACTCCGGCACCGGCGGGGTCGTCGTCAACAACGCCTCCGTCGTCGGCTGGCGCGCCCAGGCCGGACAGGCCCACTACGCCGCCGCCAAGGCCGGCGTCATGGCCCTCACCCGCAGCGCGGCGATCGAGGCCGCCGCGTACGGGGTCCGCGTCAACGCCGTCTCCCCGTCCCTCGCCATGCACCCCCACCTGGCCAAGGTCACCACCACCGAACTCCTCGACGAACTCACCGCCCGCGAGGCCTTCGGCCGCTACGCCGAGCCCTGGGAGATCGCCAACGTCATCGTCTTCCTCGCCGGCGACTACTCCTCGTACATGACCGGCGAGACGGTCTCCGTCAGCAGTCAGCACCCGTAG
- a CDS encoding CoA transferase subunit A — MTDKTMTPEDVVGRLRSGMTVGIGGWGSRRKPMALVRAILRSDLTDLTVVSYGGPDVGLLAAAGRIRRLVAPFVTLDSIALEPHFRAARENGTLAMTELDEAMFMWGLQAAVHRLPFLPVRAGLGSDVMRVNPELRTVRSPYADGEEFVAVPALRLDAALVHVNRADRLGNGQYLGPDPYFDDLFCEAADTAYVSCERLVDDAVGFGPDAVPQSLLISRHSVTGVVETPNGAHFTSCVPDHDRDEPFQKLYATTPWPEFAARFLSGKTEEDYQHAVQAWHKEQQS, encoded by the coding sequence GTGACCGACAAGACCATGACCCCCGAGGACGTCGTCGGGCGGCTGCGCAGCGGCATGACCGTCGGCATCGGCGGCTGGGGTTCCCGTCGCAAGCCGATGGCCCTGGTCAGGGCGATTCTCCGGAGCGACCTGACCGATCTCACGGTGGTCTCCTACGGCGGCCCGGACGTCGGGCTGCTCGCCGCCGCGGGCCGGATCCGGCGGCTCGTGGCCCCCTTCGTCACCCTCGACTCCATCGCCCTCGAACCGCACTTCCGGGCCGCTCGCGAGAACGGCACCCTCGCGATGACCGAGCTCGACGAGGCCATGTTCATGTGGGGGCTGCAGGCCGCCGTCCACCGGCTCCCCTTCCTGCCCGTCCGCGCCGGCCTCGGCTCGGACGTCATGCGGGTCAACCCCGAGCTGCGGACGGTGAGATCGCCCTACGCGGACGGGGAGGAGTTCGTCGCCGTGCCGGCCCTGCGCCTCGACGCCGCGCTCGTCCACGTCAACCGGGCCGACCGGCTCGGCAACGGCCAGTACCTGGGCCCCGACCCGTACTTCGACGACCTCTTCTGCGAGGCGGCGGACACCGCGTACGTCTCGTGCGAGCGGCTCGTCGACGACGCCGTCGGGTTCGGGCCCGACGCCGTCCCGCAGTCCCTCCTCATCAGCCGGCACAGCGTCACCGGGGTGGTCGAGACCCCGAACGGGGCGCACTTCACCTCCTGCGTCCCCGACCACGACCGCGACGAGCCCTTCCAGAAGCTCTACGCGACCACCCCCTGGCCCGAGTTCGCCGCCCGCTTCCTCTCCGGGAAGACCGAGGAGGACTACCAGCACGCCGTCCAGGCCTGGCACAAGGAGCAGCAGTCGTGA
- a CDS encoding acetyl-CoA C-acetyltransferase, with protein sequence MPEAYIVEAVRTPVGRRGGGLSAVHPADLGAHVLTALVARSGIDPAAVDDVVLGCLDTVGPQAGDIARTAWLAAGLPEEVPGVTVDRQCGSSQQAVHFAAQAVMSGTQDLVVAGGVQNMSMIPIAFASRQAAEPLGLTGGPFHGSEGWRARYGDRPVNQFHGAELIAAKWGISRRDQEEFALRSHERALRALDEGRFARETVAYGEVTADEGPRRDTSLEKMAGLRPVVEGGTITAACSSQVSDGAAAMLIASERAVREHGLTPRARVHHLSVRGEDPIRMLSAPIPATAHALKKTGLTIDDIDLVEINEAFAPVVLAWLKETGADPARVNVNGGAIALGHPLGATGVKLMTTLLHELERTGGRYGLQTMCEGGGQANVTIVERL encoded by the coding sequence ATGCCCGAGGCCTACATCGTCGAAGCGGTCCGCACACCCGTGGGCCGCCGAGGGGGCGGCCTCTCGGCCGTCCACCCGGCGGACCTCGGCGCCCATGTGCTCACCGCCCTCGTCGCCCGCTCCGGGATCGACCCGGCCGCCGTCGACGACGTCGTCCTCGGCTGCCTCGACACCGTCGGGCCCCAGGCCGGCGACATCGCCCGTACGGCATGGCTGGCGGCCGGCCTCCCCGAGGAGGTCCCCGGGGTGACCGTCGACCGCCAGTGCGGTTCCTCACAGCAGGCCGTGCACTTCGCCGCCCAGGCGGTCATGTCCGGCACCCAGGACCTGGTCGTCGCCGGCGGCGTGCAGAACATGTCGATGATCCCGATCGCCTTCGCCTCGCGGCAGGCCGCCGAACCCCTCGGCCTCACCGGCGGCCCCTTCCACGGCAGCGAGGGCTGGCGGGCCCGCTACGGCGACCGGCCCGTCAACCAGTTCCACGGCGCCGAGCTGATCGCCGCGAAGTGGGGGATCAGCCGCCGCGACCAGGAGGAGTTCGCCCTCCGCTCGCACGAGCGAGCCCTGCGCGCGCTCGACGAGGGCCGCTTCGCGCGGGAGACCGTCGCCTACGGGGAGGTCACCGCAGACGAGGGCCCGCGCCGCGACACGAGCCTGGAGAAGATGGCCGGCCTGCGCCCGGTCGTCGAGGGCGGCACCATCACCGCGGCCTGCTCCTCCCAGGTCTCCGACGGCGCGGCGGCCATGCTGATCGCGAGCGAGCGGGCCGTCCGGGAACACGGGCTCACGCCCCGGGCCCGCGTCCACCACCTCTCCGTACGCGGCGAGGACCCGATCCGGATGCTCTCGGCGCCGATACCGGCGACCGCCCACGCCCTGAAGAAGACCGGCCTGACCATCGACGACATCGACCTCGTCGAGATCAACGAGGCCTTCGCCCCCGTCGTCCTGGCCTGGCTCAAGGAGACCGGCGCCGACCCGGCCAGGGTCAACGTCAACGGCGGCGCGATCGCCCTCGGCCACCCGCTGGGCGCGACCGGCGTGAAACTGATGACGACCCTCCTCCACGAGCTGGAGCGCACGGGCGGCCGCTACGGCCTCCAGACGATGTGCGAGGGCGGGGGCCAGGCGAACGTGACGATCGTCGAAAGGCTCTGA